ACCTGGACTGCCAAGTGTGGCCGGAGAAAGTAAGCAGAGCCATGTGAGTGGCTCCTTGCAAATGGCAAATCTGTGCTGGGAAACATCAGGGAGTCTCTTCTGCTCCCAGACGGTTCTTCCACCCTTCTCCAGGGCACTTCCTCCTGTGTTTCACACTGGCTAGTCCAAACTTTTTCCACCATCTGCTCTGCTACCCTTTTCCCTGCCTCAGCATCAGAAAGTGACATCATCTTTCTCTTGACTGACTGAGGTCATCAATATAAGCACCTTTCTCTCCATCTACTAACACCTCTGATTCTCACTCATCtccatcctttctcctctcctatccatcctttcccctctcctaTCCAACCAGCTTAAAGATTGGAGTGTCCTTCTCCTTCCCAAGgctttatttaacttattttttagtggaggtactggagattgaacccaggaccttgcatgTGCTAAACACACATtttgtcactgagctatacccccacccccaaggcttTAGAAGTTACTCCATCAACCCCAATACCCCATCTCCACTGGCTGCATCatctcagccaaaaaaaaaaaaaaaaagaaaaaaagaaacttgctcAAGTACCTCAGTCTCCCCCAAGTCTGACAGTAACCCTGCTGCTTCTATGTTTAATTCACTGAATCATTTGTccacttatttaaaaacatttgcttttgcacctactgtgagccaggcactggaGGTATGGAAATGAATAGAGACAGTTTCTGCCCTCAAAGTCTTCAAAGTCCAGAGGGAGAGTCAGACTCACAGATGGTAAGATGACAAGGGAGATGTAAAGACGGATACATGCTTGATGCAGAGATTGACTGGAAGGGcaatgggaggaaggaggagccaTGGTCTATGCAAATGGCTGGATGGGAGTGCTGTTCACTAAGACATGGAgacaagaaaaacagaaggagGAGCTTGGGGTGGGGAAGATGGTGTATTTTGCTTGGGATATGATGAGTTTGAGGTGCTATTGGAACATCCCAGTAGAGATCCCAGCAAATCATCAGCTTAGGGGAGCAAGAGTTCTGAACTAGAATTAGAGATTTGAGAATCATGAAGGGATATAGAGTGCTCTCtgctgcaagtaacagaataaTTACACTGTCATCACATTTGTTATCTCACATCTTGGATAAAGAGGCGGGCAGTTCCAGGGGTGGGTAAACTGGCAGCACAGTGGTGGGATCAGTGCCCTCAGTGCTTTCTATAGTTCCTCTTTGCCATTCTCAGGGAGCTGATTTCTTCCTCAGACTTGTCCTTTCTTGGTTGTAAGAGAGCCTCACCCTCTCACAACCTCATTCAAAGGCAAAAATGAAGCTTTGCACTTTACTTTTTAGCAGGGAGGAAATCCTTTATCTTTAGCCCATGCCCACCAGCCCTTAGGTCTCCTTGGCCATAACTATGTCACTTAGGCAAAGGAGAATGAAATTCCATGTTAGGCTGAAGCCTTTGTCTCCTGTGGTAGTGGAGAGGACCTCTTTCCTGGAGAACAGTGCTGCCTGAGGCCTGAACAAAACTGAGCAAGGAAGAAGGAATGGTTTCCTTTCAACCCttaccctcctccagcccctggatgGCCTGGCAGTGTTGACTTACAGTTCAGCACAGAAGTGAAGAGCATGGGCTCCTGAGTCAAACATATCTGGGTTTTGTCCTAGGTCTACTTCTTGTAAGCTGTGTGACTTCATAAAAgttattttacctctctgagcctgagtttcctcatctgtggaatggggatACAATAGATCTTATGTTGTTGGCTGTTGAGGTGATGAAATGAACTAATGCATATGAAGTATTTAGCAGAGttcccagcacatagtaagtgctcagcaaaAACTAGCATATTGACATTTTAGGAGGACCACTATCTCTTTGAAATTACCCACCCTTTGTCCTCTAAGCGTCTTCCCCTTTCTGTGACTGGTTCCCCCTCTTCTTTTCCCTCCCATTCCTTCCCCTTCCCAAGGTTGGCTCATCTGTCCTCACTACTCACTAGGTCTTGTCTCAGGTCTCTAGGTCTTGTCCAATCATTCACTCCTCTCCAGGCTGAGGTGATCAAACTTACTCTCCTGCCACCCCTGTTTCGTGAGATCCTAGACATTCCTCCCATAGGTTCTACAGGCTCTGAGGCTCACTCTGAAGCCTGATGTCACTGCTCCTACTCTCACCCCAGCACCTTATACCAGTGTCCCTTTGCATGACATTCTACCTTAAAGACAGCCATTGGAGCTGCTCTAATGGCTTCTGCCTGCCAACATGGAAGATGGTCcagaaagacatggagaaaaattTAGATTTGCATAGACAGCAGAGGGGAACATCTGGATAACTTTTAAGTGGCTAGGTAGGGTTTCATGGCACTACATAATAGTtatttctgtctgtctccctccctagGCTGTGAATATCTCCAGGCAAGGAAAAGGATTACTCATTTATCTGTCACCTTGATGCTTGATGTATATTAGTACTCAGAAAAATGTGATGAATGAATAAGattcctggctttgccacttacttttttttaaaaaagatttttttgaggGAGGATAATCAggcttattttatttgtttattttaacagaggtagtGGGGATCAAActgaggacctcgtgcatgctaagcactcagtCTGCCACTGAGATACACCCTCCTCCCCTACTTCCTTCCTAAACGACTTTAAATAAGGTCCTTTCCTTCTTAGACCTCAGTGTCaaaatctataaaacaaggaAACCAGACTCTGTCCCAAGGAAGCCCTTTCAGCATTAACATGGAATTAGTGGCCAAAGGATGGAGGGATGGGCTACCTAGGGTGGGTGTCAAGGCCTCCAGCAACATGCTGTGCTCAGGGATGGGCCTCATCCCAGGAGCTGCCTCAGAGGAAGGGATGGACCTGATTTAGGTCAGTGAGGGGGCACTGGCTATTAACCCCACAAATCCCAGTGGCCTTCTCTCTCCTTACCAACCTGCTGTGGGAGGAGAATAATTTCTAAAGGAAACTCTGGGTACCCAGTCCTGCCCCAAGCCTGCCCACGAACAGGCTGTTCTTGTTTACGACCACCGTCCCAAGGGAACAGTGATTGCTCATCCCTACATGTGATTTGAGAGGTCTTTCAGGCCTGGAGGAAACTCAAGCCCCGCCAGCCGCTTGGCACCGGAATGCTCAGCTGGTCCCCTCCTGTGACCGTGCTCATGTGACTGTGGCCCAGCTATAAATATCAGAGGGGCCTCAGAACAAGAACAGATTTCCGGCACCAGAAGAAGGCAGTAAGAGGCTCCCGGAGGATATTTTGTGACAAAAGCAAGACCTTGTTCTGCTTAGTGTGAGGTGGGTGACGGAGGCAGCCAGGTGGGTCCACACACCTCCCAACAATATGGATTATAAGTCAAACCTGATCCAGGATGGGAACCCCATGGAGAACCTGGAGAAGCAGCTGATCTGCCCCATCTGCCTGGAGATGTTTACCAAGCCGGTGGTCATCTTGCCATGTCAGCACAACCTCTGCCGGAAGTGTGCCAATGACATCTTCCAGGTCAGTGCTGGGCATGGCCTAGTCCTGGGGCCCCAGGCAGCTACTCAGTTTTCCTctgatgaaaattaaaagaaaacttcttTCAGCCTGGGACCCTTCTAAACTGgggctgttttttttccctctgaggtGAACCCGTGCAGAGGCCTCTGGAAGGGgctgagggggctggggaggtcaCTCTGGCTGCCCCATTCCTTCTCCATGACGCAcatgtcccctccccaccctgtctgtagctctcccaccccagccctgagcaCTGAAGTTGACTCTCCAATCAGGAGTCAAATGCCTCAAGCGAtaagtggagaggagagagaaaccagaCCCCAGGGGCCTGGAGCCAGCTCCAAGGTGGCAGGGGGCCCAGAGATTTAGGAGGAGGGTGGCCGAGAGGCACCGGGAAGTAGAGGCACCTTCCCTTTTGAAGCTGTTCCCTATAATATGGGGCAGGAGGGCTCCATCTCCTGAAGAAAAGCATGGGAGTGGGTGTCATCCTGGCTGGGAGGCAGTCCTCAAAGTTCCCCAGAAGCACTTTACAAAATGTTCTCTCACtattttatctttaaagtagCAGCCCTAGGAGCTGGCTCTAATTATATGCCCATATCGTGAATGGGCAAATGGAGGCTTGGAGAGAGAAGGTTGCTCACCCACAGAGTTACTGTGACTCAAACCTAGGTCTGCTGACACCCAAACCTGTtgattgttttagttttttggttttgttcttggGTGGGGggaattaggttatttatttgtttattatttattaaaatatttttattgaagtatagtcagtttataatgttgtgtcaatttctggtgtacagctcaatacttcagtcatataggaacatatgtatatttgttttcatattctttttaaccataagttactactatttatttatttttagaggaggtgctggggattgaacccaggaccttgtgcctgctaagcaagtactctaccattgagctatatcctacccccCAAAACATGTTGATTGCTTAGTTGCTTCTCAGGTGCTCCCTGTGTGAGTGGGCTGGCTCTCATCTCAAGTTGGGGAGCTTCAGGTCCCAGGGTTTGATGGGAATGCTTGCAGTGAGCAGGGGGAAGGATAAtcagaaatcaaaaaaggaagggctgaggagggagcccaggcctcaCCTTTGCCTTTGCCACCCGCAGGCTGCCAATCCTTACTGGACCAACCGAGTTGGCTCAGTGTCCATGTCCGGAGGCCGTTTCCGTTGCCCCTCTTGCCGCCATGAAGTGATCATGGACCGTCACGGAGTCTATGGCCTGCAGAGGAATCTGCTGGTGGAGAACATTATTGACATCTACAAGCAGGAGTGCTCCAGGTCAGTTTGCCCAGAGGCCAGGAGcccatcctctctccccagctcaTCCTTTGAGCCCAGCTCTCCAGTGTTCTGTCTTCCTTCATCTGCTGGGGATCCAGTCCCCCAGCTGGAAGAGCTACACTCGTCAGTCCAGGAACCGTCTCCCTCTTCCTCAGGCAGGAACAGAGGCTCATCTTTATCCCCTAACCCTGGCTCTCGGTGTCACACAGTGCGTGGAAGGAGACTGAGACATTAGGTTGCCCTCCTGGGAGATACTGAGACAGAACCGGGGGAAAGATGAGAtgtgagagggagggaaaggcacTGGGTCCAGCTAGGTGGCCCTGATAGGCAGAGAGAGCGCCCAGTGAGAACACAGCCAGTTTCTCtacagcaacaacaacagcacAGGCACTGGGAACGCTTCCTGCTGCTgtttcacaacaatcctatggaTGAGCATATCTCTCAGTATCCCTATTTCATGGACCAGGAAGCTAAGGCTCAAAGAGGTGAAGTCAATTACCTAAGGTTTCCCAGAtgagaagcagaattgctgggacTTGACATAGCCCCTCCAGCTCCAAGTCTGCCTGTTTGTGGAACAGCAACTCATGCTCAGGCAGAATTTATGAGTGGTGGAGGTCGTGCAGCGTTGGGCTTCAAACTGGGGAGAGACACAGCTTCCAGGGAGACCTTTACAAATTAGGACACCCTGACAAGACTTCCAGGCTGCTGACCTCATAGCCCTTTGGCTTCTAAACCATCACCAAGTGCCTGCCTACAGGCAGTAGGTGTCACCCAAAAGGTGACAGAACAGTCGTAGTTTGAGAAAGCTTTACTCAGACTCTGTTACTAGTGCATTTTAGGATCTTGGGTAAGTCTTTGGGCCTCCATTTCCCCTGTCTGCAGAAAGGGACAGTGAGATTTCTTATTGTGACTATCAAATAGGATTTTgatcagaaatgttaaaaatatcaaatatttattagcaCCTACTGTGTTCAAGCACTGCACAAATATTGTCCATGCATTATCCTgattaattctcacaataatcctgTAAGGCATTCTTACCCTCATTTTctggtgaggaaatggaggctcagagaggatcaGAGGTTTGTCCGAGGCCACTCAGCTGGCAGTGGTGAAGCTGAGAGGGAgcctgtctgacttactccacgGTGAACATTCTTAACTGCTACTACCTCTCATGTTGCTAGAGTTCAGTgcaacaaaaatgcaaatataattgTTGATCgagataatagtaataaaatcaATATTGCACCAAAATGTTAGCCCACCCAATGTCGACCTAGGAAGAGCACGCTGTGTTTGAACCCTTCAAGACTTTCTCCATAGTTGAATGACAGTATAGCTACTGAgagtctgctctgtgccaggcactacacaTTCATCACAGACAACTCCTACCATGATCCCTGggaagaaaccaaggcccagagagatgaggtcacttgtccaaggtcacaagaGCAGAACAATCTGGATTTGAACCAGATGCTGATGCTCGGGATTGGTAGGATGGGCATCTAGGATGTCAGAGGACACAGGCACCAGACCCTCAGGATCTCACCTCTGCACCTACTGCCGTCCCAGAGCTCCCTTCCCAGGGGATAGAGACAGGGGCAAAGGAAGCCCTGCCAGCataggggtgggggctgggttaAAAGATACAAAAACAGAAGTCTGGAAAGGGGCTTACTGAAGACATTGAGGGGACAGTAATGCCCAGGGTGTGACCAGTCATGCAAGGCTGTTCAGAGGTGAGACACTGACACTGATAGGGAACAGTCATCATTTATGAGATGTCTGCTGTGTTAGGAGCTGGGAAATCAGATGTGGTGTAGACATGCTGTTGGTTGAATCTCAGGTAGGAAGTGACTGATGGCCTGAGAGAAGCGCAGGTGAGGCCccaaacagagagagacaaagggagaaagCCAAAGAGTGTGTGtttgggaagaaagagaaagaagagattcTGGACCCTGGAAAGAGCTTCTGGTCAAGCTGAGCTGTTGGACAGTCCTGGGCTGCCTGAGTTCTAGTTGTGTGACTTGGGGCACACATACTGCCGCCTTCCCAGAGCCTCAGGGCACCCTCATGGCATGCTTACTGATTTATTCTTTCTACCTGTATTTAATTACCACCTCCTCCATGCCAGACACTGTACACTGCAGATTCAAGAGTGAAGAGAATAGGCAAGTTTCCCTGCTTTGATGGAGATTACAGTCTGGTGGATTAAATATAGAAATCAATGAGGCCATGAGTAAAAATTGCTTTGCTCAGAGCCCAGCTTGCTGTAACCAAGAGCTATGGGGACTATAATTAGAGCAAATAAACTCTAGCCTCCCCTGCTCTGACTTGCTGGGCGACCTTGGGTGAGCCAATTCACCTTTCTGGGACCCAGTTTCCTCTTCTCAAAAATGTCTCAAAGTGACTCTGTGATTCTACAACCCTTCCCCTGTCTGCATTGGGATCCATCCTGGACTTGGAGTCCTAGCCTAGGTGTCATTAGCGTCCTTGGTCCTGGGTCCCCAGAGAATGAAAGGATTGGGAACAGCCAACCACTGAGAGCTCAGGTCATAgctctggggctgagggaggaggtaGGGACTGGAGGCCACAACCCAGTGACTTGTGACTCTTCTCCACTTCAGTCGGCCCCTGCAGAAGGGCAACCACCCCATGTGCAAGGAGCACGAAGATGAGAAAATCAACATCTACTGCCTCACATGTGAAATGCCCACGTGTTCCATGTGCAAGGTGTTTGGGGCCCACAAGGCCTGCGAGGTAGCCCCACTGCAGAGTGTCTTCCAGGGTCAAAAGGTACTGGCCTGAGCCACTTCCACCCCTAACCTGAATCTGCTGGGCACAGATGATTCAGGACGCGGATTTGATCCCTGTATATCTGCTGAGCCGACCTTTTAGGAATAGTCCCCCTGGAGGGACTTCCCAGGCCACAGGGACAGCAGCCCTTGCCTTCCTGGGGGAGGTGGCTGAGCTCATGGGTTATACTTAGAGCTACTTGAGAGCACCTGGGTGTGGCCACAAGGGAGAGACCAGATCCCAGGGCCAGGCCACCGGGGCCCTCTCAGGCCATGCCTTCCACAACCCAATGTGCTCTAGGCCCCAGACACCTCTTCCCATGCTGGTCACATCTCTCCAAATCCTCCTGCAGCAGGAGGTAGCTGAGAGCCCTTTCCTGGGGCCTCTAGGCCTGTGGGAGCCCCCACCATCCTGTACATGCAGTAAGTTGTGGGCCCCCTTTCTGTActctttcctccccacctcccactcttcTCTTGATCTCTCTCTTCTAGAATTCTCcaatctgtttcttttctggaTCCCTTCATTCCTAGAAACAGGCCTCTCCTCTGCCAGCACATGACTGTGTACCTTGTGCAGCTAATTTCCCCTCTGGACCTCCTTTGTAAAATAATGATACAGTATCTCTCTGACATTCTCTGCTCTGGAACTGAGCTGCACCCCAGAAAGAGGTTCTTTCTAGCCGAGAGGGGAGTGAGGGGGCCATTTTGCTGCCACTCCCGCAGGGGCAGGCCCTGAGACTACTTTTGTCTCTCTCGTGATCCCCACCCTTTCCTCCCATCTAGACTGAGCTGAGTAACTGTATCTCCATGCTGGTGGCGGGGAATGACCGTGTGCAGACCATCATCACTCAGCTGGAGGACTCCTGTCGGATGACCAAGGTGAGGGAAGAATAGCTCTGCTTGGGGGTCCAAGGCCTCCCTTTGCTGCCTGTGGAGGCAACTTTACTTACTATTCCTGCAGAAGCATCCATGATATTCCCATCTCCCCTTGGGATGGGGGCCTGGAGATGAGATGGGGGAAGGATTTCTGGTGAACAAAGAGACATGTGAAGGATAAGctcaaaggaaggaggagggtatTGTTATTACCCATGAGGGGCCCCCAGTCTGACAGAGGATACTAGAGCCTCAAGTAGGATGAGATGctgttattatacccattttacagttaaggaaactaAGATGTAACATCAGTGTTGGAGAGAAGAGAACCTCAATGAGGAGGCCACTAGGGGAGGAGCTACTTCTCCACCTCTGTGATGACCAAATCATGCAGAGCTTCGTAAATCCAGTCTTGGTCCTAAAATGGAGTGAAGAGTATAACTTGGGGGCCCACAGGAGGCCCAGATACATCATCCCATCTGACCTCAAGTCTCTACTTTTGAGGAAGGCGGTAGCTTTCTCCATGACACCAGCCCCCAAATGTTACTGGTGCACTCAGTGGCTAGGAGAATAAAGCAAATGCTTTCTTCTTGCCAAGTCTTTTATTTCATgttctgtaaagtgggggtgtAGTAAGATCTCTTCCAGGCTTAGGCTCTTTATTCCTAGCACACCCATCCCAGgaaggaagtactggggatagGAAGGCATACCCACAGGATGTGACTCTGAGATTTCTGCCCCCAGGAGAACAGTCACCAGGTGAAGGAAGAGCTGAGCCAGAAGTTTGATGTGCTGTATGCCATCCTGGATGAGAAGAAGAGTGAGCTGCTGCAGCGGATCACGCGGGAGCAGGAGGAGAAGCTCAGCTTCATCGAGGCCCTCATCCAGCAGTACCGGGAGCAACTGGACAAGTCCACCAAGCTGGTGGAAACAGCCATCCAGTCCCTGGACGAGCCTGGGGGGGCCATCTTCCTCTTGGTGAGCAGGACTGGGAGGGTGTGGGCACTTCAACTCTGTAGCTCTCTAAGGTTCAAGTCATGCTCCACCACTGATCACCAATGactgtgcccttgggcaagtcatttaaagCTCTTTCTGAGCCCCACTTCCACATCTGTACAACGAGCATGAAATAGTTCCTACCTTCTTTTCTCTTAGCTGATTTCATGAGGATCAAATAAGGGTGTGAGATGACTTTGCAAGCTGCAAATTACAGTGTTCATGTAGAGACtattaattgagcacctattGTAGGCCAGCCACTGAGGTGGAAACACAGATGaaggagacacagccctgccctagAAGAGCTCCgtgggagaaacagaaaaggatcAGCTATAAGGTTTTGTGAAGGAGGagttcattcaataaaaatttcctAAGCGTGTACTGTGGGCCAGAATTTGTGCTATACATTGGGTATAAAAAGATGATTAGAATATGATTCTCATCTTGGAGATCTCAGGGTTTAAAAGTGTTTAGACTGCCAAGAATCCAAGCTTCCTGCCAGGACAATGGGAGGGTCCTAGAATGATGACCAAGACCTGTGCAGAACATGGACAAAGGAAAAAGATCCAAGTTCCGTTCGGCTCAAGCTGGGGAGCAGGTCACAACTGGGCTAGGGAGTGGCACCAAGTGCCCATCAGCAGGTTCCAGTCACTGGTTTTGCTGATTTCCTGGGGCTAGCCCCTATGCAATCCTAaccctttgctctttctctccccctaCAGAGTGCCAAGCAACTCATCAGAAGGTCAGTGTCCCTCCAGTGCTAGGATCCAAGGCCCTAACTCCCTCCAGGCCTTTGATTTCTGTCCGGAGGGCTTCCTTCTTTGCACTAGCTTTGCTGGGACAATCTCACCCCAGGCTAGCTTTCCTGGCATCTGCATCCCTGCTTTCTTAGACCATCCATTGTGCTTGTGACTAGAAATACCCTACCCTCTGGGGGGAGCCTCTGGGTGCAAGTCCTGGGTGTGGGCACAAGCACGTGCTCTGGTGTAAGTTGGAGCTAAAACATCCGCTTCCTTCTCTGAGGCCGGAGATCTcactgtgctctcccctctctgtttttctgtctccACCACAGCATTGTGGAAGCTTCCAAGGGTTGCCAGCTGGGGAAGATAGAGCAGGGCTTTGAAAACATGGACTACTTTACTTTGGACTTAGAGCATATAGGAGATACCCTGAGGGCCATTGACTTTGGGACAGGTAAGGAGGGGGTGGTGCCACTTGTCTACTCCCCCTGGAAATCAACTTTCCTCCCGCTGGCCCCGCGTGGAGGCAGATGCACTAGCAAAGACACCCAGATATCAAACTCATAGAGCCAACTTCTGGATGAgtccagagcccagcacagtgccttgtaCATGATTGTTACTCAATAAATTAGGAATGGATCCACTACAGGAAGAAACGCAGGGCAGTAGACAGAGACactggagtcaggcagacctcAATTCAAACCTGGTTCTACCACTTCTTAACTGTGTGAACTTTGGCGGCCCCTCCAGCTTCCTGagcttcattttctaaatttaaaactaaattaaaaatggGTCTACTGATAAAGACCACCGAATGATGAGCTATTGATATAGAGGTGGTTGTAAGGTGCTAGACATATACTAGTTATTGCCTAAAGCTAGTCTTAGCTTCAGTTTCTTAACTGCTGACCTCACAGATACGCAGGTACCTTCATTTGTATTCTATCCTCGTTTCTGTTTATGATTACTCTTCCATAGAGTGCCTATAACAATTGTAACcacataaaataacaataataaaggaaaaataatgagggAAAATGAGGAAACCAGATGGAGAACAAAGATGTTGATAGTTTGCTCAAAGTTACACAGTTGAAAGGTAGCTAGTTAACAACAAAGAGAGGGTGGATCCAGTTCTGCTGAATGTTGCATTGTCTGAGAGGTGATGCTCCAGTGATGGGCTGAGAGAAAGAGGGGTGGGGGTTGTGCAGGAACAGGGAAGAGCTGTGAATGGGctggagtgagaaagagaaaatcttcTTGGCACCTCTTGTGTTGGCTCTCCTACAAGCTCTCAGACTTTGGGGTGTTAAATCTATTCTCAGAAGCTCAAATATACCCCTTTGTTGGGTAAGGACAAAATGCATCCCAAAGCTGGGATACCTACGGACTTGGGTATGTCCATTTCTGTAGGTCGTCTGCTCCCCTGTCGCCCTCCCTAAGTTAAGACATTCAAGAGTGAATAATACTGTGTGAACAGTCTGACACTGTGATATCAGCAGTACCTTCAATTTTCTCCCTGAGCGTCAGTGTCCTCATAGGTAAATGGGGAGAGTACCCACAGCTACCGTTTATTGAGTACTTTCTATGTCCTGGGCACTGAGCTCTTGACATAAGTTCTGTTGTTTAATACAACTTTAAGAGGTAGTTTCTGTTGTCATCTCCATTTTGTTGTTGAGGCAATAAAGCCAAGGGAGGGTGAGTGACTTGCCAGAGGCCACACAGGCAGTAAATAACCTGTGTGGATTCCACCAAGGGCCATCTGGCTCACAAGGCCCTTGTGGGGATTATATGAGGCAATGTGTGTAAGGCACTTAGCACAAGTAAGCATGTGGCACATAGTAAGTCCTCAGCAAATGCTGCTTTGAGTAGTTAATTGTGATAATGATTAAACCCCCACAGGAAAATTCCCTGGGTTATGCCCAGTTCCAGCTACAGGGCTGGAATTTTGGCTGTCAGTTTGGAGGCATTAATTCTTTCAAGCTTCTCCCTAGATCCTCCTGACAAGTGCTCTGACTCTGTGGTCACCCCTTCAGGGCCCCCAAAGGATTAAGGAAGTGGCTTGGTGGGGGGCGTGTTCCCTTTTAGCAGAGCTTGAAGGTGATATCCGGGGATGGGACAGCGGGGACACAGGTTGCGGCACAGTCACTGTCTGGGGCTCAACTTCAGACAACTAAGGAGCCGATGGCCCCAAAAGTGCTCCCCACTCCATATCCATGTCTTTGTAGGCTAAGGAATGAGGAAACTGGACAGGGAACACTAGACAGGCAGATTTCAAAGGCTGAGCAGATTCCTTCAGGATAAGGACTCTGATTCCTGAGAATCCAGGTGTTTTTGTCCCATTTCCCCCAGGTAATGCTGACCTAACTGAGAAATGTGCAAAGGTACAAATCCTGATTTCCCAAAGTTCCCCCTGGTCACAGGCAGATCAAGTGCTGCTGCTGCAGCTACGGGAACAAAGGAGGTCTTGAGCCTCTCTCCCTTggaggggtgtgggaaggaaggaggagggcaggggaaggaggaagttGGCCTCTGCGCAGCTTGGGTTTGGCAAGCCCATCACCTCCTGGGCCATTTGATCCCGACTGGGCATGGGATGAGTGTTGTCTCCAGCCTGGATCCCCTCTGAGCAGCTCCTCTGAGACTCCAGCCCCAACCTAACCCAGTTCTTTGTCACACatagatgaggaagaggaagaattcCTTGAAGAAGAagatcaggaagaggaggagtccacagagagga
The Camelus dromedarius isolate mCamDro1 chromosome 14, mCamDro1.pat, whole genome shotgun sequence genome window above contains:
- the TRIM63 gene encoding E3 ubiquitin-protein ligase TRIM63, with the protein product MDYKSNLIQDGNPMENLEKQLICPICLEMFTKPVVILPCQHNLCRKCANDIFQAANPYWTNRVGSVSMSGGRFRCPSCRHEVIMDRHGVYGLQRNLLVENIIDIYKQECSSRPLQKGNHPMCKEHEDEKINIYCLTCEMPTCSMCKVFGAHKACEVAPLQSVFQGQKTELSNCISMLVAGNDRVQTIITQLEDSCRMTKENSHQVKEELSQKFDVLYAILDEKKSELLQRITREQEEKLSFIEALIQQYREQLDKSTKLVETAIQSLDEPGGAIFLLSAKQLIRSIVEASKGCQLGKIEQGFENMDYFTLDLEHIGDTLRAIDFGTDEEEEEFLEEEDQEEEESTERKEEGHQ